The sequence CCGCCTCCTCGTCGCGGCCGCACGACTGGCACCCTCAGCTCCCGGCGCGCCGGACCCGCTCGTCGAGCAGGTCTTCGCCGAGATCGAGGCGACGTTCCGCGAGCCCGTCTCCGCCGCGGACGTCGCCCGCACGCTCGGCTACACGCCCGGACACCTCACGACCGTGCTCCGCCGGCGCACCGGCCGTCCCCTCCTCGAATGGATCACCGAACGGCGCATGATCGAAGTCCGGCGGATGCTGCGCGAGACCGACCTGCCCCTCGACGCCGTGGCCGCCCGAACCGGCCTGCGCGACGCCACCTATCTCGTCCGCCGCTTCCGCAACCGCTACGGCACCACCCCGCAGCGATGGCGCCGCGCCGAGCGAGCATGGCCATGACACGAACCGAACGGCTCAGCCCTGGCGGGTCGGTCGAATGGTCAGGTCCCCGATCTCGACGTCGTCCGGTTGGTCGATCGCGAAGGCGATCGCCCGAGCCACCGCCATGGGGTCGATACCGAGGTCGGCCATGTTCCGCCTGGCCTGCTCCCGCACGGCCGGATCGTCGACGGCGTTGTCGATGAGCTCGGTGCGGACGTAGCCGGGGGAGATCGACGTGGTCCGCAGGACCCCGTCGGTGCTCTCCTGCCGCAGGCCCTCAAGAAGGGTTCGTACCGCGTTCTTCGTCCCGGCGTACACCGCCTGGGTGGGGACGATCTTCAGGCCGGACGTCGAGACGACGGTGACCAGGTGGCCGCCGCCCTGACGGCGGAACACCGGCAGGGCCGCGGCGATCCCGTGCAGGATCCCCTTGACGTTCACGTCGACCATCGCCGACCAGCCCTCGACGTCCAGGTCGGCCACGGAACCGATCCGGCTGACCCCGGCGTTGCCCACCAGGACGTCCAGACGACCGAAGC is a genomic window of Actinomadura citrea containing:
- a CDS encoding SDR family oxidoreductase → MTTHGKVIAITGASSGIGEATARHLASLGAAVVLGARRTERLDRVVAEIEAAGGAAAATRVDVTRPEDLQSLVALAVERFGRLDVLVGNAGVSRIGSVADLDVEGWSAMVDVNVKGILHGIAAALPVFRRQGGGHLVTVVSTSGLKIVPTQAVYAGTKNAVRTLLEGLRQESTDGVLRTTSISPGYVRTELIDNAVDDPAVREQARRNMADLGIDPMAVARAIAFAIDQPDDVEIGDLTIRPTRQG